A part of Drosophila ananassae strain 14024-0371.13 chromosome 2R, ASM1763931v2, whole genome shotgun sequence genomic DNA contains:
- the LOC6507363 gene encoding extensin-3 yields the protein MKLLIAFALVAVASADVSHLFSHSNNLQEDGYHYGPPRTPLVIDVPVPHESAPPPVVYVPPKTTPRPVYHAPPPPPPPPPTKRVVYTPPPPPPPKKVVYTPPPTGILKDDGYHYGAPSIRFEATVPPPVYVPPPTKKYIPPPPPPPPTKKYVPPPPPPTPKKEYLPPPVVHVPVPTQKVVVYTPPPPPPPPPTKRVVYTPPPPPPPKKVVYTPPPTGILKDDGYHYGAPSIRFEATVPPPVYVPPPTKKYIPPPPPPPPTKKYIPPPPPPPPTKKYVPPPPPPTPKKEYLPPPVVHVPVPTKKVVVYTPPPPPPPPPTKRVVYTPPPPPPTKRVVYTPPKVEYLPPAPVQKGYSYPNNPQPSFEY from the exons ATG AAACTTCTCATCGCTTTCGCCCTGGTGGCAGTGGCCAGCGCAGATGTGTCGCATCTGTTCTCGCACAGCAACAACCTGCAGGAGGATGGCTACCACTACGGCCCTCCCCGTACTCCCCTCGTGATCGACGTGCCGGTGCCCCATGAGTCGGCCCCTCCTCCAGTGGTCTATGTGCCCCCCAAAACGACTCCTCGTCCGGTCTACCACGCTCcacccccaccaccaccaccaccaccaactaAGCGTGTGGTCTACACCCcacccccaccaccaccaccgaagAAGGTCGTCTACACGCCACCACCCACTGGTATCCTGAAGGACGATGGCTACCACTACGGAGCTCCTTCCATCCGTTTTGAGGCTACCGTGCCCCCACCAGTGTATGTGCCTCCCCCAACCAAGAAGTACATCCctcccccaccaccaccaccaccaaccaAGAAGTACGTGCCTCCTCCACCACCCCCAACCCCCAAGAAGGAGTACCTGCCCCCTCCAGTTGTGCACGTCCCCGTGCCCACACAGAAGGTCGTGGTCTACACCCcacccccaccaccaccaccgccaccaaCTAAGCGCGTAGTCTACACCCcacccccaccaccaccaccgaagAAGGTCGTCTACACCCCACCTCCCACTGGAATCCTGAAGGATGATGGCTACCACTACGGAGCTCCTTCCATCCGTTTCGAGGCTACCGTGCCCCCACCAGTGTATGTGCCTCCCCCAACCAAGAAGTACATCCcacccccaccaccaccaccaccaaccaAGAAGTACATCCctcccccaccaccaccaccaccaaccaAGAAGTACGTCCCTCCTCCACCACCCCCAACCCCCAAGAAGGAGTACCTGCCCCCTCCAGTTGTGCACGTCCCCGTGCCCACCAAGAAGGTCGTAGTCTACACCCctcccccaccaccaccaccgccaccaaCCAAGCGCGTTGTGTACACCCcacccccaccaccaccaaccaAGCGCGTCGTGTACACTCCTCCCAAGGTCGAGTACCTGCCCCCCGCACCCGTGCAGAAGGGCTACAGCTACCCCAACAACCCCCAGCCCTCGTTCGAATATTAA
- the LOC26515607 gene encoding uncharacterized protein LOC26515607 yields MRLKVLCFLLLAISLNVKADVSQLVRSGNGFVYDVPKVTELELEVSNEFPTGEEFPQDAIPVAPSDAELGQTDVSDPEPEDPVISAASNTKSGSSIHGYKYQKPSRRFKS; encoded by the exons ATG CGCTTGAAAGTGCTCTGCTTTTTGCTTCTGGCCATCAGTCTAAACGTCAAGGCAGATGTATCGCAGCTGGTGAGATCCGGTAATGGATTTGTGTACGACGTGCCCAAGGTCAccgagctggagctggaggtcAGCAACGAGTTTCCCACCGGCGAGGAGTTTCCCCAGGATGCCATTCCCGTGGCGCCATCCGATGCGGAACTGGGCCAAACCGATGTTTCCGATCCGGAACCCGAGGACCCAGTGATTAGTGCCGCTTCGAACACCAAAAGTGGCAGCAGCATCCACGGCTACAAGTACCAGAAGCCCAGCAGGCGCTTCAAGAGCTAA
- the LOC26513766 gene encoding extensin, producing the protein MKFFILATCLLALAAGDVSHLPLEVLEEHQGYGYDYPKPVVPFVITTTTEPPPPPPTYLPPKPVPTYLPPPPPTTTTTTTTTTTPPPPPPPPPTYLPPPPPTTTTTTTTTTTPPPPPPPPPTYLPPPPPPPTTTTTTPAPTPAPTYLPPPPPEPDHGYHYEAPVEPFIF; encoded by the exons ATG aaattctTTATACTTGCCACCTGCCTGTTGGCTTTGGCTGCGGGAGATGTGTCGCACTTGCCATTGGAAGTCCTGGAGGAACATCAGGGTTACGGCTACGATTATCCCAAGCCTGTGGTGCCATTTGTGATAACTACCACCACGGAAccaccgccgccaccaccTACCTATCTGCCGCCCAAGCCGGTGCCTACTTATCTGCCTCCTCCGCCACCAACTACCACTACCACCACAACAACCACTACAACTCCTCccccaccacctcctcctccaccaaCCTACCTTCCTCCTCCACCACCCACTACCACTACCACAACAACCACCACAACAACTCCTCCTCCACCCccaccacctcctccaacCTACCTTCCtcccccacccccacccccaACGACCACGACAACAACTCCTGCACCCACGCCGGCTCCTACTTATCTGCCTCCTCCACCACCGGAACCCGATCACGGCTACCACTACGAGGCACCCGTGGAACCCTTCATTTTCTAA
- the LOC116655819 gene encoding extensin-1 — translation MKPMLILAALAGLTICVQADVSHLYGGGHHDHFDHHHHEHLDHHHHEHFDSHHSHDHHSSSGHEHHDLHIDLSFQPEPHHHHHHVHEAKFDIPSGYTYQAPEKPRQKYLPPKVSLPPPPPPPPVVPKAAYLPPAKPQVKYLPPEPAPKYLPPKVAPSLPPPPPPPVLAPKPTYLPPAQPEVKYLPPAKPVEKYLPPAPAPKYLPPKVAPSLPPPPPPPPVAPKGLYLPPAKPVEKYLPPAKPEPQYLPPQPEVDFHIPIPSYALPLGPAPSALPHEIHDAEPGYHYKPPLRRFRH, via the exons ATG aaaccCATGCTGATCCTAGCAGCCCTTGCAGGGCTTACCATCTGCGTGCAAGCAGATGTTTCCCACCTGTATGGAGGCGGTCACCACGATCACTTTGATCACCACCACCACGAACACTTggaccaccaccaccatgaACACTTCGACTCCCATCACTCCCACGATCACCACTCCTCCTCTGGCCACGAGCACCACGACCTGCACATCGACTTGAGCTTCCAGCCGGaaccccaccaccaccaccaccacgtTCACGAAGCCAAGTTTGACATCCCCAGCGGATATACTTACCAGGCTCCGGAGAAGCCACGCCAAAAGTACCTGCCTCCCAAGGTCTCCCTGCCACCTCCACCACCGCCTCCACCAGTGGTTCCCAAGGCCGCTTACCTTCCCCCCGCCAAGCCACAGGTGAAGTACCTGCCTCCCGAGCCTGCACCAAAGTATCTGCCGCCCAAGGTGGCTCCCAGCCTGCCGccaccacctccaccaccaGTCCTGGCCCCCAAACCCACCTATCTGCCTCCTGCTCAGCCGGAAGTGAAGTATCTGCCCCCTGCCAAGCCCGTGGAGAAGTACCTGCCCCCTGCCCCGGCTCCAAAGTATCTGCCACCCAAGGTTGCTCCCTCTCTGCCGccaccacctccaccaccaccagtaGCACCCAAGGGATTGTACCTGCCACCCGCCAAGCCCGTGGAGAAGTACCTGCCCCCCGCCAAGCCGGAGCCCCAGTATTTGCCACCCCAGCCCGAGGTGGACTTCCACATCCCCATTCCCTCGTACGCTCTGCCCCTGGGACCCGCTCCCAGTGCCCTGCCGCACGAGATCCACGATGCCGAGCCGGGCTACCACTACAAGCCCCCGCTGCGCCGTTTCAGGCACTAG